The Rhododendron vialii isolate Sample 1 chromosome 8a, ASM3025357v1 genome has a window encoding:
- the LOC131297915 gene encoding uncharacterized protein LOC131297915 isoform X1, giving the protein MPTFTAIALDRLIEPGAAKSMTTVTNVSDSKLDRRNNTINSKLERRNSTSTRTTLDKKHHWARIKPALYATPKSTPLPDSPSSFAPSPYIVDHKRRGPRLLKSYSDDDVAGRKRAPEEEKVGDNTKVAGKETTDLTEDVACSVTCPVEQEHVNGISSEEPVISELSSSSAAQNGSAVQNGSAKSVEEGGELEDFLDPQDSMSAKSNTEGDSNSGVERSLYQTTPVAEFYDAWEELSSDNGRQPPPLDIECELREIRLSLLMEIENRKQAEEALDNMRSQWLRIRQQLSFVGLTIPAEPISLAEDERLGVDPVEELCRQVYLARFVSHSIGRGTAKAEVEMEMETHIESKNFEIARLWDKLHYYEAVNREMSQRNQEAVEVSRRLRQIRKRRQSWVWGSIAAAITLGTGALAWTYLSTGGQSSSTSKSVAPQQDFAAE; this is encoded by the exons ATGCCCACATTTACAGCAATAGCTTTGGATCGATTGATTGAACCAGGAGCTGCAAAATCGATGACAACTGTGACGAATGTTTCTGACTCAAAACTCGACCGGAGAAATAATACTATCAATTCAAAGCTGGAGAGGAGGAATAGTACTTCAACAAGGACAACACTGGATAAGAAGCATCACTGGGCTAGGATAAAACCGGCACTGTATGCCACACCTAAGTCAACTCCACTTCCAGATTCTCCATCTTCCTTCGCTCCATCTCCGTATATTGTGGATCACAAACGGCGTGGGCCACGCCTTCTCAAGAGCTACTCTGACGATGATGTTGCTGGTCGCAAGCGGGCTCCTGAAGAAGAGAAGGTTGGCGATAATACAAAAGTTGCTGGAAAGGAGACGACGGATTTGACCGAGGATGTTGCCTGCAGTGTTACTTGTCCTGTAGAACAAGAGCATGTGAATGGTATTTCTTCCGAGGAACCTGTAATTAGTGAGTTGAGCAGCAGTTCAGCTGCACAAAATGGTTCAGCTGTACAAAATGGTTCAGCGAAGTCTGTTGAAGAAGGTGGAGAGCTTGAAGATTTCCTTGATCCGCAGGACTCGATGAGTGCTAAGAGCAACACTGAGGGAGATAGTAACAGTGGGGTGGAACGGTCTTTGTATCAGACTACACCAGTTGCTGAGTTTTATGATGCTTGGGAAG AATTATCTTCTGACAATGGACGACAGCCTCCTCCTCTTGATATTGAATGTGAATTGCGTGAAATAAGGTTGAGTTTATTAATGGAGATAGAAAATAGGAAGCAGGCAGAAGAAGCCCTGGATAATATGCGAAGCCAATGGTTGAGGATTCGGCAACAGTTATCTTTTGTAGGGTTGACGATACCTGCAGAGCCTATTTCTTTAGCTGAGGATGAGCGATTGGGTGTTGATCCTGTTGAGGAGCTATGCCGTCAAGTTTATCTTGCTCGGTTTGTTTCACATTCCATTGGGAGGGGTACTGCAAAGGCTGAGGTTGAGATGGAGATGGAAACCCACATAGAGTCAAAGAACTTCGAGATTGCTCGGTTGTGGGACAAATTGCATTACTACGAGGCAGTGAATCGGGAGATGTCCCAAAGGAACCAGGAAGCTGTTG AGGTGTCACGGCGTCTTAGGCAAATAAGGAAGAGAAGGCAGAGTTGGGTGTGGGGTTCGATTGCTGCTGCAATTACACTTGGCACTGGGGCCTTGGCATGGACTTACCTTTCGACTGGAGGACAATCATCTTCCACCAGCAAATCCGTTGCTCCTCAGCAAGACTTTGCAGCGGAGTGA
- the LOC131297915 gene encoding uncharacterized protein LOC131297915 isoform X2, with translation MTTVTNVSDSKLDRRNNTINSKLERRNSTSTRTTLDKKHHWARIKPALYATPKSTPLPDSPSSFAPSPYIVDHKRRGPRLLKSYSDDDVAGRKRAPEEEKVGDNTKVAGKETTDLTEDVACSVTCPVEQEHVNGISSEEPVISELSSSSAAQNGSAVQNGSAKSVEEGGELEDFLDPQDSMSAKSNTEGDSNSGVERSLYQTTPVAEFYDAWEELSSDNGRQPPPLDIECELREIRLSLLMEIENRKQAEEALDNMRSQWLRIRQQLSFVGLTIPAEPISLAEDERLGVDPVEELCRQVYLARFVSHSIGRGTAKAEVEMEMETHIESKNFEIARLWDKLHYYEAVNREMSQRNQEAVEVSRRLRQIRKRRQSWVWGSIAAAITLGTGALAWTYLSTGGQSSSTSKSVAPQQDFAAE, from the exons ATGACAACTGTGACGAATGTTTCTGACTCAAAACTCGACCGGAGAAATAATACTATCAATTCAAAGCTGGAGAGGAGGAATAGTACTTCAACAAGGACAACACTGGATAAGAAGCATCACTGGGCTAGGATAAAACCGGCACTGTATGCCACACCTAAGTCAACTCCACTTCCAGATTCTCCATCTTCCTTCGCTCCATCTCCGTATATTGTGGATCACAAACGGCGTGGGCCACGCCTTCTCAAGAGCTACTCTGACGATGATGTTGCTGGTCGCAAGCGGGCTCCTGAAGAAGAGAAGGTTGGCGATAATACAAAAGTTGCTGGAAAGGAGACGACGGATTTGACCGAGGATGTTGCCTGCAGTGTTACTTGTCCTGTAGAACAAGAGCATGTGAATGGTATTTCTTCCGAGGAACCTGTAATTAGTGAGTTGAGCAGCAGTTCAGCTGCACAAAATGGTTCAGCTGTACAAAATGGTTCAGCGAAGTCTGTTGAAGAAGGTGGAGAGCTTGAAGATTTCCTTGATCCGCAGGACTCGATGAGTGCTAAGAGCAACACTGAGGGAGATAGTAACAGTGGGGTGGAACGGTCTTTGTATCAGACTACACCAGTTGCTGAGTTTTATGATGCTTGGGAAG AATTATCTTCTGACAATGGACGACAGCCTCCTCCTCTTGATATTGAATGTGAATTGCGTGAAATAAGGTTGAGTTTATTAATGGAGATAGAAAATAGGAAGCAGGCAGAAGAAGCCCTGGATAATATGCGAAGCCAATGGTTGAGGATTCGGCAACAGTTATCTTTTGTAGGGTTGACGATACCTGCAGAGCCTATTTCTTTAGCTGAGGATGAGCGATTGGGTGTTGATCCTGTTGAGGAGCTATGCCGTCAAGTTTATCTTGCTCGGTTTGTTTCACATTCCATTGGGAGGGGTACTGCAAAGGCTGAGGTTGAGATGGAGATGGAAACCCACATAGAGTCAAAGAACTTCGAGATTGCTCGGTTGTGGGACAAATTGCATTACTACGAGGCAGTGAATCGGGAGATGTCCCAAAGGAACCAGGAAGCTGTTG AGGTGTCACGGCGTCTTAGGCAAATAAGGAAGAGAAGGCAGAGTTGGGTGTGGGGTTCGATTGCTGCTGCAATTACACTTGGCACTGGGGCCTTGGCATGGACTTACCTTTCGACTGGAGGACAATCATCTTCCACCAGCAAATCCGTTGCTCCTCAGCAAGACTTTGCAGCGGAGTGA
- the LOC131298582 gene encoding GTPase ERA-like, chloroplastic has translation MTWPRRKGHTHSNRNLVEEDNSEVDTESQRSSRTKGMELGGLHLHHLSAIIYSSYSPSLHSYSSYCRCTTHFHLQATPRNNTTLTSRTRRAKTSRKKIRKKPLLSLVEENEEQDEDDGEDFDPAAEAEASARTTSLDGEDVEDEADHESSSYSNVLSLSEKPDRNLALLDDYDMDEVNAHLDPNHRSGYVAVLGKPNVGKSTLSNQMIGQKLSIVTDKAQTTRHRILGLCSAPEYQMILYDTPGVIEKKMHKLDSMMMKNVRSAAIDADCVLVVVDACKALQKIDDILEEGVGNLKDRPPTLLVLNKKDLIKPGEIARKIEWYEKSTDVDEVIPVSAKYGHGVEDVKDWILSKLPFGPAYYPKDIVSEHPERFFVGEIVREKIFMQYRNEVPYACQVNVVAYKSRPTAKDFIQVEVLVEKHTQKIILIGKEGKALKQLATAARLDIEDFLQKKVFLEIEVKVKENWRQDEELLKYYGYGGQIRVF, from the exons ATGACTTGGCCCCGCCGAAAGGGTCACACACACTCGAATCGAAATCTTGTCGAAGAGGATAACAGTGAGGTGGATACAGAATCCCAAAGAAGCTCTCGCACCAAAGGAATGGAGCTGGGGGGTCTCCATCTTCACCACTTGTCTGCAATAATCTACTCCTCCTATTCTCCTTCTCTCCATTCCTATTCTTCCTACTGTCGTTGCACCACGCACTTCCATCTTCAGGCTACTCCCCGGAACAATACAACCCTTACCAGTCGTACAAGGAGAGCTAAGACTAGTAGGAAGAAGATTAGAAAGAAGCCCCTTCTATCACTAGTAGAAGAGAACGAGGAACAAGATGAAGACGACGGCGAGGATTTTGACCCAGCTGCCGAAGCTGAAGCTTCAGCGAGGACGACGTCGTTGGATGGGGAGGACGTCGAAGATGAGGCCGACCACGAGTCATCCTCATATTCGAACGTCCTTTCGTTGAGTGAGAAGCCGGACAGGAACTTGGCCTTGCTCGACGATTACGACATGGACGAAGTCAATGCCCACCTCGACCCTAATCATCGCAGCG GATATGTGGCTGTACTTGGCAAGCCAAATGTTGGAAAGAGTACACTTTCAAACCAAATGATAGGGCAAAAGCTCTCAATCGTAACAGATAAAGCTCAAACCACAAGACATCGAATCCTTGGTCTTTGTTCTGCCCCAGAGTATCAG ATGATCCTGTATGATACACCAGGAGTAATTGAGAAGAAAATGCACAAGTTGGACTCTATGATGATGAAGAATGTCAGAAGCGCtgccatcgatgccgactgTGTCCTGGTGGTCGTTGACGCTTGTAAGGCACTACAAAAG ATAGATGATATCTTGGAAGAGGGCGTGGGAAACCTAAAAGACAGACCACCTACTTTGCTGGTTTTGAACAAGAAGGACCTCATCAAACCTGGTGAAATTGCAAGGAAGATAGAG TGGTATGAGAAATCCACTGATGTTGATGAGGTCATACCAGTGAGTGCCAAATATGGTCATGGGGTGGAAGATGTCAAGGACTGGATACTTTCAAAACTTCCATTTGGGCCAGCTTATTATCCTAAG GACATCGTTAGTGAGCACCCAGAGAGGTTTTTTGTAGGTGAAATTGTTCGAGAGAAGATCTTTATGCAATACCGAAATGAAGTTCCTTATGCATGCCAG GTCAATGTAGTAGCCTACAAGTCTAGACCAACTGCAAAGGATTTTATCCAAGTAGAGGTTCTTGTTGAGAAACACACTCAAAAGATCATCCTCATCGGAAAG GAAGGGAAAGCTTTGAAACAACTAGCAACTGCTGCTCGGCTGGACATAGAAGATTTCTTgcaaaagaaagtttttttGGAG ATTGAAGTGAAGGTAAAAGAGAATTGGCGGCAAGATGAAGAGCTTCTGAAGTACTATGGCTACGGTGGCCAAATCCGTGTTTTTTAA